A part of Candidatus Nanoarchaeia archaeon genomic DNA contains:
- a CDS encoding vitamin K epoxide reductase family protein, whose translation MPLYAITQVLALIGFAISLYFIMVYRGILSQNTRMLPKDICSPHTCGNIIATQYSYLFGVPNFVWGLLFYTSIFLAGFFQFEHPYLLLIMLATWVSVAYAAYLLHAMVYRIHIICKLCVATHIINLLIAILYTSLALT comes from the coding sequence ATGCCGTTGTATGCTATAACGCAGGTCTTGGCTCTGATAGGGTTTGCTATAAGCCTTTATTTCATTATGGTTTATAGGGGCATACTCAGCCAGAACACACGAATGCTTCCAAAAGACATCTGTTCTCCGCACACCTGCGGGAATATCATTGCTACGCAATACTCCTATTTGTTTGGCGTCCCAAATTTTGTGTGGGGGCTGCTTTTCTATACATCGATCTTTCTGGCAGGATTTTTTCAGTTTGAGCATCCCTATCTTTTGCTCATTATGCTGGCGACATGGGTGTCAGTTGCCTATGCGGCATACCTGCTCCATGCAATGGTGTATAGAATCCATATCATCTGCAAACTCTGCGTAGCAACCCATATCATAAACCTGCTCATTGCAATCCTCTACACGAGCCTTGCTTTAACTTAG
- a CDS encoding SUF system NifU family Fe-S cluster assembly protein — protein MNRQLEDTREDEIKQEDEIYRENILDHYRNPHNSRILKDPDISRIEFNPLCGDQIHLFLKIQNGSIRDAAFQGIGCAISQASASMLTDRVKGMPLDQAKRMGREDIVSMLAIPISAVRMKCASLSLKALHNGIEEWENKK, from the coding sequence ATGAACCGCCAGCTTGAAGATACTCGAGAAGACGAAATTAAGCAAGAAGACGAGATCTACCGGGAGAACATCCTTGATCACTACCGGAATCCCCATAACAGCAGGATCTTGAAGGATCCGGACATCAGCCGCATTGAATTCAATCCCTTATGCGGAGACCAGATCCACTTATTCCTGAAGATCCAAAACGGCTCTATCCGTGATGCAGCGTTCCAGGGTATTGGCTGTGCGATAAGCCAGGCATCAGCGTCGATGCTTACTGACAGAGTCAAGGGCATGCCTTTGGACCAGGCAAAACGCATGGGAAGGGAGGATATTGTGAGTATGCTGGCGATACCCATCAGCGCTGTCAGGATGAAGTGCGCATCGCTCTCGTTAAAGGCGCTTCACAACGGGATTGAGGAATGGGAGAACAAGAAATAG
- a CDS encoding metal-sulfur cluster assembly factor, with product MGFIGVFGKSKSDKEPALSEPALSAKGHEKEQPYAGLAVKDQETLQKDARNLEIIEQIKQVVDPEINMDIWTLGLIYDIQQTGDIVKIILTLTSPMCPFGPQIMEELKSRIEKLGKKPELELVFSPAWKPSEDLRELLGV from the coding sequence ATGGGATTTATAGGAGTTTTTGGCAAGAGCAAAAGCGACAAGGAACCCGCTCTTTCAGAGCCCGCTCTTTCAGCAAAGGGGCATGAGAAGGAGCAGCCATACGCAGGCCTGGCGGTTAAAGATCAGGAAACGTTGCAGAAGGACGCCAGGAATCTGGAGATCATTGAACAGATAAAACAGGTTGTTGATCCAGAAATCAATATGGACATCTGGACCCTGGGTCTGATTTATGATATCCAGCAGACTGGGGATATCGTGAAGATAATTCTCACCCTGACAAGCCCGATGTGCCCGTTTGGCCCCCAGATCATGGAAGAGCTGAAATCAAGGATAGAAAAGCTTGGGAAAAAACCTGAACTGGAGCTTGTCTTCTCACCTGCATGGAAACCTTCTGAAGATCTGCGGGAACTGCTGGGGGTGTAA
- a CDS encoding THUMP domain-containing protein — MRKVLKAVAYTQRGAEEAAEKEISELISAHATINEKEVVFDASEDAVWKVAYCAQSIHRIGELLIREEKSDDILDQARGMINKCRWGWLKGSFKVESLTREDPEHTAKEIEAGCGECIKAKSRNILEVDLENPEQTILVSATNKGISISRDITKLDLGKRTYRIFTHPQGITGTTAFALCRIAEIKKDETILDPFCRSGEIAIEACLARERPVRFFEKQKLTSQPRILKWFENIDREYKKPQLGITAADPEMRNVRAAEKNAKIAGCSAIRFSKIETEWLDTRFEKESVDKIITRLPEGLDDKGGEKLLNEFFYAAEYILRKEGVIALLTPKPEKVEEAAKKRQFIIKERRSIWQGKKEFRILLFRKEQKMEDKGL, encoded by the coding sequence ATGAGGAAGGTTCTGAAGGCGGTTGCCTATACCCAAAGGGGAGCTGAAGAGGCTGCAGAGAAAGAGATCAGCGAATTAATCTCTGCGCACGCAACAATCAATGAGAAAGAGGTGGTGTTTGACGCCTCCGAAGATGCCGTGTGGAAGGTCGCGTACTGCGCCCAGAGTATTCACCGGATTGGAGAACTTCTGATTAGGGAAGAAAAGAGCGACGATATCCTGGACCAAGCCAGAGGCATGATCAACAAATGCAGGTGGGGCTGGCTCAAGGGAAGCTTTAAGGTGGAATCGCTAACCAGAGAGGATCCTGAGCATACTGCTAAAGAGATAGAGGCTGGTTGTGGGGAATGCATCAAGGCCAAAAGCAGGAATATCCTGGAAGTGGATCTTGAGAACCCAGAGCAGACCATCCTCGTTTCAGCCACCAACAAGGGTATCAGCATAAGCAGGGACATAACAAAGCTGGATCTGGGAAAACGCACCTACAGGATTTTCACACACCCTCAAGGCATTACCGGCACAACAGCATTTGCCCTCTGCAGGATAGCAGAGATAAAAAAGGACGAAACCATCCTTGATCCATTTTGCAGAAGCGGAGAAATCGCCATTGAGGCATGCCTCGCAAGAGAGCGGCCTGTTCGTTTTTTCGAGAAGCAAAAGCTAACAAGCCAGCCAAGAATCCTAAAATGGTTTGAGAATATCGATAGAGAGTACAAGAAGCCGCAACTCGGCATCACCGCCGCCGACCCCGAGATGAGGAATGTTCGTGCTGCTGAGAAGAACGCAAAGATTGCAGGCTGCTCAGCAATTCGCTTCTCAAAGATTGAGACAGAATGGCTGGATACGCGCTTTGAGAAAGAAAGCGTAGACAAGATTATCACAAGGCTGCCGGAAGGTTTGGATGACAAGGGAGGAGAAAAGCTGCTCAATGAATTCTTTTACGCTGCAGAATACATCTTAAGAAAAGAGGGAGTTATCGCACTGCTGACCCCCAAGCCGGAGAAGGTTGAAGAGGCCGCAAAAAAGCGCCAGTTCATCATCAAAGAGAGGAGATCTATCTGGCAGGGGAAAAAAGAGTTTAGGATCCTGCTGTTCAGAAAAGAGCAGAAAATGGAGGATAAAGGTTTATAA
- a CDS encoding cysteine desulfurase produces MEAFNAEKIRKDFPLLRKGIVYLDNAATTQKPLQVINAISEYYTEYNANIHRGVYAISVRSTTAYEEAHQKAANFINASIEEVIFTPGTTGSLNMLAYTLVPTLKPGDEIVLTEMEHHSNLVPWQQLAKERGLAVRFIPLAKDMTLDMAKAEKLITDKTRIVSVTHMSNALGTITPIQEIAELCRRHGALLVVDGAQSIPHMKIDVKALNCDFFAFSAHKLFGPTGLGVLYGKKEHLKNMKPFLYGGDMIREVRFEDSTWNDLPWKFEAGTPDISGAIGFAASLDYISRIGMEHIHSYESELLDYCLTELRKIEGITLYGPGSYGPGSGKQGPIISFNLDGIHAHDVATILDREHIAIRGGHHCAMPLMKKLGISGTSRISLAFYNTKEDIDRAVRALRRAREVFSR; encoded by the coding sequence ATGGAAGCATTCAATGCAGAAAAAATAAGGAAGGATTTCCCGCTTCTTCGCAAGGGAATTGTCTATTTAGACAATGCCGCAACCACACAAAAGCCCCTTCAGGTGATCAATGCGATCAGCGAGTACTATACCGAGTATAATGCGAACATCCACAGGGGCGTCTATGCAATCAGCGTGAGGAGCACTACAGCTTACGAAGAAGCACATCAAAAAGCTGCAAACTTCATCAATGCTTCTATCGAGGAGGTTATCTTCACACCGGGAACAACCGGATCCTTAAACATGCTTGCATATACTCTAGTTCCGACCCTGAAGCCTGGGGATGAGATCGTTTTGACAGAGATGGAGCACCACAGCAATCTTGTCCCTTGGCAGCAGCTTGCAAAAGAAAGAGGGCTTGCTGTCAGATTTATCCCTCTTGCAAAGGATATGACCCTTGACATGGCCAAGGCAGAGAAGCTCATCACCGATAAAACAAGGATTGTTTCTGTGACGCATATGTCCAATGCTCTTGGAACCATTACGCCTATTCAGGAAATTGCAGAGCTCTGCCGCCGGCATGGCGCATTGCTTGTTGTAGACGGAGCCCAGAGCATCCCTCACATGAAGATTGATGTGAAAGCACTCAACTGCGATTTTTTTGCTTTTTCAGCCCATAAGCTCTTTGGGCCAACAGGCCTTGGCGTGCTCTATGGAAAGAAAGAGCATCTCAAGAACATGAAGCCGTTCCTGTATGGAGGGGATATGATCCGGGAAGTGAGATTTGAGGATTCCACATGGAATGATCTGCCCTGGAAGTTTGAGGCCGGAACTCCGGATATTTCCGGAGCAATCGGGTTTGCTGCTAGCCTGGACTACATCTCCAGAATAGGGATGGAGCACATTCATTCCTATGAAAGCGAACTGCTGGACTACTGCCTTACTGAGCTTCGGAAGATTGAGGGAATCACCCTCTATGGCCCAGGATCTTATGGCCCAGGATCTGGAAAGCAGGGCCCCATTATCTCCTTCAACCTTGACGGCATTCATGCCCATGATGTTGCGACAATCCTTGATCGGGAACATATTGCAATCCGGGGCGGCCACCACTGCGCGATGCCACTGATGAAAAAGCTTGGAATTTCCGGAACTTCCAGGATAAGCCTTGCGTTCTACAACACCAAGGAAGACATCGATAGGGCAGTTCGTGCATTGCGAAGAGCGAGAGAGGTCTTTTCCCGATGA
- the gyrA gene encoding DNA gyrase subunit A — protein sequence MEEKSEEKSASTKQRIVSTLIEEEMKKSYLAYSMSVIVGRALPDARDGLKPVHRRILVAMHSMGMLHNRPYKKSARIVGETLGKYHPHGDTAVYDAMVRMVQTFSLRYPLIDGQGNFGSVDGDRPAAMRYTEARLNRIAEEMLADIEKETVEFVPNFDDSMTEPAVLPAKLPNLLINGSSGIAVGMATNIPPHNLREICQGVIALIDNPEISIEGLMQFVKGPDFPTAGLIRGRRGIHQTFQTGKGKIVIRAKAEIGQAKNRDAIVIKEIPYMVNKSQLVEEIAELVKDKRVQGISDIRDESDREGIRIVLQLKAGVDPEILLNQLYARSRLQVAFGVIMLALVGNQPKILNLKEMMQQYAAHRREIVRKRTEYDLRQAEERSHILAGLIIALQNIDDVVEAIRKSEDADHARATLMERFVLSEKQAQAILDMRLSRLTSLESGKVVQEQEEVTTLIKNLKDILASEQRILEIIKEELRDIQEKYGDARRTQIIEEAKDVDEEDLIEDKENVITITHAGYIKRLGLEAYRQQKRGGKGVIAATAREEDFIEDLFVGSSRSYLLFFTNKGRVHWLKVWEIPEEGRQARGKAITNLLKLQEGERLSACIPVKEFDDRHCLVMATMKGIIKKTRLEEYSRPRQGGIIGITLESEDELENVQLTDQESELILATAAGKAVRFHEEDIRTVGRSGKGVRGIRLKAKDRVIGMVKADPDKFLLTITEKGYGKRTPVSEYRLISRGGSGVIDIVSNERNGAVVAIKCVSDKEEVMVVSQQGSIIRIPISGVGVIGRNTQGVRIMKLEEGDKVVSAALVKAE from the coding sequence ATGGAAGAAAAATCTGAAGAAAAATCCGCATCAACCAAGCAGCGAATCGTAAGCACATTGATTGAAGAGGAGATGAAAAAGTCCTACCTCGCATATTCTATGTCAGTGATTGTGGGAAGGGCGCTGCCAGATGCCCGTGACGGATTAAAGCCCGTGCACCGCAGGATTCTCGTTGCAATGCACAGTATGGGGATGCTCCATAACAGGCCCTATAAGAAGTCTGCGAGGATTGTCGGGGAAACATTGGGTAAATACCATCCGCATGGCGATACTGCGGTGTATGATGCCATGGTCCGGATGGTCCAGACCTTTTCATTGCGCTATCCGCTCATTGATGGCCAGGGAAATTTTGGATCAGTTGATGGAGACCGCCCTGCTGCGATGCGCTATACAGAAGCCAGGCTGAACCGCATTGCAGAAGAGATGCTGGCAGACATCGAAAAGGAGACGGTTGAGTTTGTCCCAAATTTTGACGATTCCATGACTGAGCCTGCAGTGCTTCCTGCAAAGCTCCCAAACCTGCTCATCAACGGAAGCAGCGGAATTGCTGTTGGGATGGCAACAAACATTCCCCCCCACAATCTCAGGGAGATCTGCCAGGGCGTGATTGCGCTCATTGACAACCCGGAGATTAGCATTGAAGGGCTGATGCAATTCGTAAAAGGGCCGGACTTTCCAACAGCGGGATTGATTCGTGGCAGGCGAGGCATCCATCAGACGTTCCAGACCGGAAAAGGCAAGATTGTCATCCGTGCAAAGGCCGAGATCGGGCAAGCCAAGAACAGGGACGCAATAGTCATAAAGGAGATACCGTACATGGTAAACAAATCCCAGCTCGTTGAGGAGATTGCTGAGCTCGTAAAAGACAAACGAGTCCAGGGAATCTCGGATATACGCGACGAATCCGATCGGGAGGGTATCCGCATTGTTCTTCAGCTGAAGGCGGGGGTAGATCCGGAAATCCTGCTGAATCAGCTTTATGCAAGGAGCAGGCTGCAGGTTGCATTTGGGGTGATTATGCTCGCGCTTGTCGGCAACCAGCCGAAAATCCTGAACCTCAAAGAGATGATGCAGCAGTATGCGGCGCACCGGAGAGAGATTGTGCGGAAGCGCACAGAGTATGATCTCAGGCAAGCCGAAGAGCGAAGCCATATCCTCGCAGGCCTGATCATTGCCCTGCAGAACATCGATGATGTAGTTGAGGCAATAAGGAAGTCTGAAGACGCCGATCATGCAAGAGCAACCCTTATGGAAAGATTTGTGCTTTCTGAAAAGCAGGCCCAGGCAATTCTTGACATGCGCCTGTCTCGCCTCACAAGCCTAGAGAGCGGCAAGGTCGTGCAGGAGCAGGAAGAGGTGACGACCCTGATTAAGAATCTGAAAGATATCTTGGCAAGCGAGCAGAGAATCCTCGAAATCATAAAGGAAGAGCTGAGGGACATCCAGGAAAAGTATGGCGACGCAAGACGGACGCAGATTATCGAGGAAGCGAAGGATGTTGACGAAGAGGACCTCATCGAGGATAAAGAGAATGTGATCACGATTACTCACGCAGGCTATATCAAAAGGTTGGGGTTGGAGGCGTACAGGCAGCAAAAGCGGGGGGGTAAGGGAGTCATAGCTGCGACAGCACGAGAAGAGGACTTCATTGAAGATCTCTTTGTAGGCTCAAGCAGGAGCTATCTCCTGTTCTTTACAAATAAAGGGAGGGTGCATTGGCTGAAAGTATGGGAAATACCTGAAGAGGGGAGGCAAGCGCGGGGAAAAGCCATAACGAACCTCTTGAAGCTGCAGGAAGGAGAACGGCTCTCGGCATGCATCCCTGTGAAGGAATTCGACGACAGGCATTGCCTGGTCATGGCAACAATGAAGGGCATCATAAAAAAGACGAGGCTTGAAGAGTACAGCAGGCCGCGCCAGGGAGGCATCATCGGAATCACACTTGAAAGTGAGGATGAGCTCGAGAACGTTCAGCTTACGGATCAGGAATCTGAGCTGATCCTGGCAACTGCAGCAGGCAAAGCAGTGCGGTTTCATGAGGAGGATATTAGGACTGTCGGAAGGTCAGGAAAAGGGGTCAGAGGCATAAGGTTGAAGGCAAAAGATCGTGTTATTGGTATGGTCAAGGCAGACCCCGACAAGTTTCTGCTCACGATAACAGAGAAGGGATACGGAAAGAGGACGCCTGTCTCTGAGTATCGGCTCATTTCCCGGGGGGGTTCGGGGGTTATAGACATCGTTTCAAATGAGAGGAACGGCGCAGTTGTAGCCATCAAATGCGTATCCGATAAAGAAGAAGTGATGGTGGTCTCGCAGCAAGGATCGATCATCCGCATACCGATTTCAGGAGTAGGAGTAATCGGGAGGAACACCCAGGGCGTCAGGATCATGAAGCTGGAGGAGGGCGACAAAGTGGTTTCCGCTGCTCTTGTCAAGGCAGAATGA
- a CDS encoding preprotein translocase subunit Sec61beta gives MAQDRIHLPSGMGGLTRYFDEYKSKITLKPGHIIIIAVIIILIIISLHIQGNALLGIG, from the coding sequence ATGGCGCAGGACAGGATCCATCTTCCCTCAGGCATGGGTGGCTTGACAAGGTATTTCGATGAGTATAAATCAAAGATCACGCTTAAGCCCGGCCACATTATCATTATTGCAGTGATTATCATCCTTATAATAATCTCCCTGCACATTCAGGGAAACGCGCTTCTTGGAATTGGGTGA
- the sufC gene encoding Fe-S cluster assembly ATPase SufC: MMELEIKDLYVSIGGKDIVKGLSLTLAQGEVIALMGPNGSGKSTLASAIMGDPHCDVQSGKILVNGEDITGLSPDKRAQKGIFLSFQYPKEITGVTLANFLRTSYNSLRENPLGVMDFQKLLKEKMHDLQMDSQFTKRYLNEGFSGGEKKRTEILQMMVLEPTFAILDETDSGLDVDALRIVAHGINAMKGPKRGILIITHYHRILDYISPDKVFIMKDGKIVKSGGHDLAIEVEKKGYQ, translated from the coding sequence ATCATGGAACTTGAAATCAAAGACCTTTATGTAAGCATCGGCGGGAAGGATATTGTGAAGGGGCTCAGCCTCACCCTCGCTCAAGGAGAGGTCATTGCACTCATGGGTCCGAATGGGTCTGGAAAGTCAACTCTTGCTTCAGCGATTATGGGAGACCCCCACTGCGATGTGCAGTCAGGAAAGATACTCGTGAACGGAGAAGATATCACTGGCCTCTCTCCAGATAAACGCGCACAGAAAGGGATTTTCCTCAGCTTCCAGTACCCAAAAGAGATCACTGGGGTGACGCTTGCCAACTTCCTCAGGACAAGCTACAACTCGCTGCGAGAGAACCCTCTCGGAGTGATGGACTTTCAGAAACTGCTCAAGGAAAAGATGCACGATCTCCAGATGGACTCACAGTTTACGAAGAGGTATCTCAATGAAGGATTCTCAGGAGGAGAGAAGAAGAGGACTGAGATCCTGCAGATGATGGTGCTTGAGCCTACGTTCGCTATTCTGGACGAGACTGACTCTGGATTAGATGTTGACGCACTGCGAATTGTCGCCCATGGGATTAATGCCATGAAGGGGCCTAAGCGAGGCATCCTGATCATCACTCATTACCACAGAATCCTTGATTACATCTCTCCAGACAAGGTCTTCATTATGAAGGACGGGAAGATTGTGAAGTCCGGGGGGCATGACCTGGCCATTGAGGTCGAAAAGAAGGGGTATCAATGA
- a CDS encoding nascent polypeptide-associated complex protein: MIPGINSRQVKMMMKRMGLQQTEIEAREVIIRTPEKEIVIQNPSVSKIDIGGQETYQVVGHAVERDSEVSEEDIETVMEQAKVTKAEAERALKESSGDLAEAILSLRS; the protein is encoded by the coding sequence ATGATCCCCGGAATCAACAGCAGGCAGGTAAAGATGATGATGAAGAGGATGGGCCTCCAGCAGACTGAGATAGAGGCCCGGGAAGTAATCATCCGGACTCCCGAGAAAGAGATCGTTATTCAGAACCCGAGTGTTTCAAAGATAGATATTGGCGGCCAGGAGACCTACCAAGTGGTTGGCCATGCGGTGGAACGGGATTCTGAGGTTTCAGAAGAGGATATAGAGACAGTTATGGAACAGGCAAAAGTAACGAAAGCAGAGGCCGAGAGAGCTTTGAAAGAATCATCCGGAGATCTCGCAGAGGCGATCCTGAGCTTAAGGAGTTGA